One genomic region from Salipiger sp. CCB-MM3 encodes:
- a CDS encoding DUF3035 domain-containing protein, protein MKLPHLVLMLGVTGLVACTTSDRTLHQMRNNRGTPEEFAIVPNKPLQMPQSFAELPAPTPGSANRTEQTPRQDAVAALGGNPAQLAVGEVPGRDAALVNRASRFGRDGNIRAQLAVEDAQFRKDRSIFNWRLFKDDEYNRAYRTQMLDPYAVLNAYRGAGARTPSAPPGGE, encoded by the coding sequence ATGAAGCTGCCGCATCTCGTGCTGATGCTCGGAGTGACCGGGCTCGTCGCCTGCACGACGAGTGATCGCACGCTGCACCAAATGCGCAACAACCGCGGCACCCCCGAGGAGTTCGCCATCGTGCCGAACAAGCCGCTGCAGATGCCGCAGAGCTTTGCCGAGCTTCCTGCGCCGACGCCGGGCAGCGCCAACCGCACCGAGCAGACGCCGCGTCAGGACGCCGTGGCCGCGCTTGGTGGCAACCCCGCGCAGCTTGCGGTGGGCGAGGTGCCGGGCCGCGATGCCGCGCTGGTGAACCGCGCCTCGCGCTTTGGACGTGACGGCAACATCCGCGCGCAGCTGGCGGTCGAGGACGCGCAGTTCCGCAAGGACCGCTCGATCTTCAACTGGCGGCTCTTTAAGGACGACGAGTACAATCGGGCGTATCGCACGCAGATGCTTGACCCCTATGCCGTGCTGAACGCCTATCGCGGCGCGGGTGCGCGCACCCCTTCGGCACCGCCGGGAGGCGAGTGA
- a CDS encoding M16 family metallopeptidase, whose translation MKSWTAALAAMVLSAMPLRAETPQKTPVTTFSLDNGMQVVVVEDHRAPVVVHMVWYKAGSADETAGTSGIAHFLEHLMFKGTDELESGEFSKVVAQNGGTDNAFTSFDQTAYHQRVAADRLGLMMEMEADRMVNLHLTEEEIATERDVILEERSMRIDNDPGALLREQMGASLYLNHRYGVPVIGWRREMEDLDRDDALAFYKRFYAPNNAILVVAGDTTPDEVRSLAEETYGKLQPNPDLAAERVRPQEPPQLAARHIEMEDPRVAQPYVMRRYLAPERDPGDQTEAAALTLLAEVLGGGQTSVLNQSLQFDQKKAIYVGAFYDGTSYDDGSFGFGLVPAPGVSLEEAEEALDAELAQFIEDGVDPEQLDRIKFQMRAAETYERDDVASVAQRYGNALTSGLTIEDVQAWPELLQEVTGEDIVAAAREVLDKRHSVTGYLSSPAGTSQAAQPGAVPPSMPQTETEVTQ comes from the coding sequence ATGAAGTCATGGACCGCGGCGCTGGCCGCGATGGTGCTTTCCGCGATGCCGCTGCGCGCCGAGACGCCGCAGAAGACACCGGTCACCACCTTCTCGCTCGACAACGGCATGCAGGTCGTGGTGGTCGAGGACCATCGCGCGCCGGTGGTGGTGCATATGGTCTGGTACAAGGCAGGCTCGGCGGATGAGACCGCCGGCACCTCGGGCATCGCGCATTTCCTCGAGCATCTGATGTTCAAGGGCACCGACGAGCTGGAGTCCGGTGAGTTCTCGAAGGTGGTGGCGCAGAACGGCGGCACCGACAACGCCTTCACCTCCTTTGACCAGACCGCCTATCACCAGCGCGTCGCCGCCGACCGGCTGGGGCTGATGATGGAGATGGAGGCCGACCGGATGGTCAACCTGCATCTCACCGAGGAAGAGATCGCCACCGAGCGCGATGTGATCCTCGAAGAGCGCAGCATGCGCATCGACAATGACCCCGGCGCGCTGCTGCGCGAGCAGATGGGCGCCTCGCTCTACCTCAATCACCGTTATGGCGTGCCGGTGATCGGCTGGCGCCGCGAGATGGAAGACCTCGACCGCGACGACGCTCTGGCCTTCTACAAACGGTTCTACGCCCCCAATAACGCCATCCTCGTCGTCGCTGGTGACACCACGCCCGATGAGGTTCGCAGCCTTGCCGAAGAGACCTATGGCAAACTGCAGCCCAATCCCGATCTCGCCGCCGAGCGGGTGCGCCCGCAGGAGCCGCCGCAGCTTGCCGCGCGCCATATCGAGATGGAAGACCCGCGCGTCGCCCAGCCCTATGTGATGCGCCGCTACCTCGCGCCCGAACGCGATCCGGGCGATCAGACAGAGGCCGCCGCGCTGACCCTGCTGGCCGAGGTGCTTGGCGGCGGTCAGACCTCGGTGCTGAACCAGTCGCTGCAATTCGATCAGAAAAAGGCGATCTACGTGGGGGCCTTCTACGATGGCACCTCTTATGACGACGGCAGCTTTGGCTTTGGGTTGGTCCCGGCCCCCGGCGTGAGCTTGGAAGAGGCCGAAGAGGCGCTCGACGCGGAACTGGCGCAGTTCATCGAAGATGGCGTCGATCCCGAGCAGCTTGATCGGATCAAGTTCCAGATGCGCGCCGCCGAGACCTATGAGCGTGACGATGTCGCCAGCGTGGCGCAGCGCTATGGCAATGCGCTGACCTCCGGGCTGACCATCGAAGACGTTCAGGCGTGGCCGGAACTGCTGCAGGAGGTCACCGGCGAGGACATCGTCGCCGCCGCCCGCGAGGTTCTGGACAAGCGCCATTCGGTGACCGGCTACCTGAGCAGCCCCGCCGGGACGTCGCAGGCCGCTCAGCCCGGCGCCGTTCCGCCCTCCATGCCGCAGACCGAGACCGAGGTGACCCAATGA
- a CDS encoding M16 family metallopeptidase, with protein sequence MMPLFAAATSLMFALPAAAEVDIQQIETPMGFKAWLVEEPSIPFTSLEIRFKGGTSLDAPGKRGATNLMVGLLEEGAGAYDAQGFAAESEALAASFGYDAGPDSVSVSARFLTENRDEAAELLRQSLIEPSFSETAIERVRQQVISGIRSDAKDPDSIASATFDKAVFGDHPYATDQSGTVESVKALTRDDIVDAWQGAMAKDRVYIAATGDISPDELSALIDNLLGDLPDTGAAMPEGYDVETTAGTTVVPFDTPQSVAIFGHKGMKRDDPDFFAAYVMNTILGGGGFEARLMSEVREKRGLTYGVYSYLVPMDHAELYLGRVASSNDRIGEAIEVIRDEWAKMAENGATEAELEQAKTYLTGAYPLRFDGNGPIARILVGMQMDGLTPDYIATRNDNIEAVTLEDVKRVAGELLKPDALRFVVVGQPEGVESDDAG encoded by the coding sequence ATGATGCCGCTCTTTGCGGCGGCCACCTCGCTGATGTTCGCCCTGCCCGCCGCGGCGGAGGTCGACATCCAGCAGATCGAAACGCCCATGGGGTTCAAGGCGTGGCTGGTCGAAGAGCCCTCGATCCCCTTCACTTCGCTCGAGATCCGCTTCAAAGGCGGAACATCGCTGGATGCGCCGGGCAAGCGCGGCGCCACCAACCTGATGGTGGGTCTGCTGGAAGAGGGCGCAGGCGCCTATGACGCGCAGGGGTTCGCAGCCGAATCCGAGGCGCTGGCCGCCAGCTTCGGCTACGACGCGGGGCCGGATTCGGTGTCGGTCTCGGCGCGCTTTCTGACCGAGAACCGCGATGAGGCCGCCGAGCTTCTGCGCCAGAGCCTGATCGAGCCGAGCTTTTCCGAGACCGCGATCGAGCGCGTGCGCCAGCAGGTGATCTCGGGCATTCGCAGCGACGCGAAGGATCCCGATTCCATCGCCAGCGCGACGTTCGACAAGGCCGTCTTTGGCGATCACCCCTATGCCACGGATCAATCCGGCACGGTGGAGAGCGTCAAAGCCCTGACCCGCGATGACATCGTCGACGCGTGGCAGGGGGCCATGGCCAAGGACCGGGTCTATATCGCCGCCACCGGCGACATCAGCCCCGATGAGCTGTCGGCGCTGATCGACAATCTTCTGGGCGATCTGCCCGACACCGGCGCGGCGATGCCCGAGGGCTATGACGTCGAGACCACGGCAGGCACCACCGTGGTGCCCTTCGACACGCCGCAATCGGTGGCCATTTTCGGCCACAAGGGCATGAAGCGCGACGATCCCGATTTCTTCGCCGCCTATGTGATGAACACGATCCTTGGCGGCGGCGGCTTCGAGGCGCGGCTGATGAGCGAGGTGCGCGAAAAGCGCGGGCTGACCTATGGCGTCTATTCCTACCTCGTGCCGATGGATCACGCCGAGCTTTACCTCGGCCGTGTCGCCTCATCGAACGACCGTATCGGCGAGGCGATCGAGGTGATCCGGGACGAATGGGCGAAGATGGCCGAGAACGGCGCCACCGAGGCCGAGCTCGAGCAGGCCAAGACCTATCTCACCGGCGCCTATCCGCTGCGGTTCGATGGCAATGGGCCGATCGCGCGCATCCTCGTGGGCATGCAGATGGACGGGCTGACCCCCGACTACATCGCCACGCGCAACGACAATATCGAGGCGGTCACGCTCGAGGACGTCAAGCGCGTCGCGGGCGAGCTTCTGAAGCCCGACGCGCTGCGCTTTGTGGTGGTCGGCCAGCCCGAGGGTGTCGAAAGCGACGACGCGGGCTGA
- the dapA gene encoding 4-hydroxy-tetrahydrodipicolinate synthase yields MFKGSMPALVTPFKDGVVDFDALKKLVDWHVAEGSSALVPVGTTGESPTLSYEEHEAVIECVVKTAAGRIPVIAGAGSNSTAEAVHFTQFAEKVGAQAALVVTPYYNKPTQAGLIAHFTAIHDATNLPIMIYNIPGRSVVDMSPATMGELAKLPRIVGVKDATGDLARVSQQRITCGKDFLQISGEDATAHGFNAQGGVGVISVTANVAPALCAQVQAATLAGDYGKALDLQDRLMPLHQAIFAEPGLCGAKYAMSRLGLCDEEMRLPLLPVTEPVRARIDAALRHAGLMN; encoded by the coding sequence ATGTTCAAAGGTTCGATGCCAGCACTGGTCACGCCGTTTAAAGACGGCGTCGTAGATTTTGACGCGCTCAAGAAACTCGTCGACTGGCATGTGGCAGAGGGCAGCTCGGCGCTGGTCCCCGTTGGCACCACCGGCGAGAGCCCGACTCTCAGCTACGAAGAGCATGAAGCGGTCATCGAATGCGTGGTGAAGACCGCCGCGGGCCGCATCCCGGTGATCGCCGGGGCCGGGTCGAATTCCACCGCCGAGGCGGTGCATTTCACCCAGTTCGCCGAGAAAGTCGGCGCGCAGGCGGCGCTGGTTGTGACCCCCTATTACAACAAGCCGACGCAGGCCGGGCTGATCGCGCATTTCACCGCGATCCACGACGCCACCAATCTGCCGATCATGATCTACAACATCCCCGGCCGCTCGGTGGTGGACATGAGCCCCGCCACCATGGGCGAGCTGGCCAAACTGCCGCGCATCGTCGGCGTCAAGGACGCCACCGGCGATCTCGCACGGGTCAGCCAGCAGCGCATCACCTGCGGCAAGGACTTCCTGCAGATCTCGGGTGAAGACGCCACCGCGCATGGGTTCAACGCCCAAGGCGGCGTCGGCGTGATTTCGGTCACCGCAAACGTCGCTCCGGCGCTCTGCGCACAGGTGCAGGCGGCGACGCTGGCGGGAGACTACGGTAAGGCGCTGGACCTGCAGGACCGGCTGATGCCGCTGCACCAGGCGATCTTTGCCGAGCCGGGCCTCTGCGGTGCGAAATACGCCATGAGCCGCCTTGGCCTCTGCGACGAGGAAATGCGCCTGCCGCTGCTGCCGGTGACCGAGCCGGTGCGCGCGCGCATCGACGCAGCGCTGCGCCACGCGGGGCTGATGAACTGA
- a CDS encoding lytic transglycosylase domain-containing protein: MSRLRAALLLLLAILATPALSQDRPLAKAMADMRSGNWASALIESRGDGQAALDVILWNYLRASRGEAPQVMDFIRRNPDWPGMPYLREKSEIAISEADLPTIREFFTGYLPQTGAGALALARAHMAEGERGAAEADVVLAWRTLPLSSEERQTFLRDWGDLLKPHHEARLDMALWQGWEDNARALLPLVSDGWRKLAEARLALRGLQAGVDTRIEAIPASLADDPGLAYERFLWRVRKNRDEDAISLLLERSRSADALGEPWAWAERRDDLAHEKMRRGDPETAYAIASRHGLTEGDQYAALEWLSGFIALRFLDDPQSALSHFRNHDGAVTSPISKGRAGYWMGRALEAMGDTEGARQAYAQGARYQTSFYGLLAAERAGLPPDPKLAGTEEFPDWREAPFTKSSVYNAAVLLLASGETSLGERFLTHLAEGLDRQQIGQLGQMLAEMQRPHVEVMVGKRAAQYGIEMPGPYYALHPDLLKASFPIPREMVLSIARRESEFDPRVVSGAGARGLMQLMPGTAKEVAGWLGVPYSFDGLLDNPGYNAKLGARYLQSLSQQFDGNVVMMSAGYNAGPSRPVSWMKIFGNPLKGEIDMIDWIEMIPFNETRNYVMRVSESLPVYRARLGQDPHPVPFSEELTGSTLLPVAEQ; the protein is encoded by the coding sequence ATGTCGCGCCTCCGCGCCGCTCTCCTGCTGCTTCTCGCCATTCTCGCAACGCCCGCGCTGTCTCAGGACCGGCCCCTCGCCAAGGCGATGGCCGACATGCGCTCGGGCAACTGGGCCTCTGCGCTGATCGAGTCGCGCGGCGACGGTCAGGCTGCGCTCGATGTCATTCTTTGGAACTACCTGCGCGCCAGTCGGGGGGAGGCACCGCAGGTGATGGATTTCATCCGCCGCAACCCCGACTGGCCGGGCATGCCCTACCTGCGCGAAAAGAGCGAGATCGCCATCTCCGAGGCGGATCTGCCCACCATCCGCGAGTTTTTCACCGGCTATCTGCCGCAGACCGGGGCCGGCGCTCTGGCGCTGGCGCGGGCGCATATGGCCGAGGGCGAGCGCGGTGCCGCCGAGGCCGATGTCGTGCTGGCGTGGCGCACGCTGCCGCTCAGTTCCGAAGAGCGGCAGACCTTCCTGCGCGACTGGGGCGACTTGCTGAAGCCGCATCATGAGGCGCGGCTCGACATGGCGCTGTGGCAGGGCTGGGAGGACAATGCCCGGGCGCTGCTGCCGCTGGTCTCGGATGGCTGGCGCAAGCTCGCCGAGGCGCGGCTGGCGCTGCGTGGCCTGCAGGCCGGTGTGGACACGCGGATCGAGGCGATTCCCGCCTCCTTGGCCGATGACCCCGGCCTTGCCTATGAGCGTTTCCTGTGGCGGGTGCGCAAGAACCGCGACGAAGATGCCATTTCCTTGCTGCTCGAACGCTCGAGGAGCGCCGATGCGCTCGGAGAGCCCTGGGCCTGGGCCGAGCGTCGCGACGATCTGGCGCATGAGAAGATGCGCCGCGGCGATCCTGAAACTGCCTATGCCATCGCCTCGCGCCACGGGCTGACCGAGGGCGATCAATATGCGGCGCTGGAATGGCTCTCGGGCTTCATCGCGCTGCGGTTCCTCGACGATCCGCAGAGCGCGCTCAGCCATTTCCGCAACCACGATGGCGCGGTGACCTCGCCGATCTCCAAGGGCCGCGCGGGCTACTGGATGGGCCGCGCGCTGGAGGCGATGGGCGACACCGAGGGCGCGCGCCAAGCCTACGCGCAGGGCGCGCGCTATCAGACGTCGTTTTACGGGCTGCTTGCCGCCGAACGCGCCGGGTTGCCGCCGGATCCCAAGCTGGCGGGCACCGAGGAGTTTCCCGATTGGCGCGAGGCGCCCTTCACCAAGAGCAGCGTCTATAACGCCGCCGTGCTGCTGCTGGCCTCGGGCGAGACCTCGCTGGGCGAGCGCTTCTTGACGCATCTCGCCGAGGGGCTGGACCGGCAGCAGATCGGGCAGCTTGGCCAGATGCTTGCCGAGATGCAGCGCCCGCATGTGGAGGTGATGGTCGGCAAGCGCGCGGCGCAATACGGTATCGAAATGCCGGGGCCGTATTACGCGCTGCACCCGGATCTGCTGAAGGCGAGCTTCCCGATCCCGCGCGAGATGGTTCTGTCGATCGCGCGGCGCGAGTCGGAGTTTGATCCGAGGGTGGTGTCGGGCGCGGGGGCGCGGGGTCTGATGCAGCTGATGCCGGGCACCGCCAAAGAGGTCGCGGGCTGGCTGGGCGTGCCCTACAGTTTCGACGGGCTGCTCGACAATCCGGGCTATAACGCCAAGCTCGGCGCGCGCTACCTGCAAAGCCTGTCTCAGCAGTTCGACGGCAATGTGGTGATGATGTCGGCGGGCTATAACGCGGGACCGTCACGGCCGGTTAGCTGGATGAAGATTTTCGGCAACCCGCTGAAGGGCGAGATCGATATGATCGACTGGATCGAGATGATCCCCTTCAACGAGACCCGCAACTACGTGATGCGCGTCTCGGAAAGCCTGCCGGTCTATCGCGCGCGGCTGGGCCAAGACCCGCATCCGGTGCCCTTCAGCGAGGAACTGACAGGCAGCACGTTGCTGCCGGTGGCCGAGCAATAA
- a CDS encoding UbiH/UbiF family hydroxylase has product MDYDILISGGGIAGLTAAAAFGSAGFSVLCVDPAPPVTEREAQGADLRSTAFLQPAQAFLAEAGLWERLAPHAMPLQVMRIVDAGGDLPEPRIVKDFDSAEISELPFGWNLPNWLLRREISAHLHEMERVTFLPGTATTALFTREAEARVTLSDGRRIRTRLVIAADGRNSPMRQAAGIGVKTTRFGQKALAFATTHPIPHENVSTEIHRTGGPFTLVPLPDFEGRPSSAIVWMEEGPKAEALMALDDEAFEAAMSERSCHLFGPLKLASRRSIWPIIAQHAESLTGQRLALVAEAAHVVPPIGAQGLNMSLADMKVLHDLAIARPGALGEAPMLDAYARKRMPDIRARVAGITALNRTSMLSNPLLRDARATALDALYGVKSVRKTLMQMGLGAKG; this is encoded by the coding sequence ATGGATTACGACATTCTCATCTCGGGCGGCGGGATCGCCGGGCTCACCGCAGCCGCCGCCTTTGGAAGCGCCGGTTTTTCGGTGCTTTGCGTCGATCCGGCGCCGCCTGTGACCGAGCGCGAGGCGCAGGGCGCCGATCTGCGCAGCACCGCCTTTCTGCAGCCCGCGCAAGCCTTTCTCGCCGAGGCGGGGCTGTGGGAGCGCCTTGCCCCCCACGCCATGCCGCTGCAGGTGATGCGCATCGTCGATGCTGGCGGAGACCTGCCCGAGCCGCGCATCGTCAAGGATTTCGACAGCGCCGAGATCTCTGAACTGCCCTTCGGCTGGAACCTTCCCAACTGGCTGCTGCGGCGCGAGATCTCTGCCCATCTGCACGAGATGGAGCGCGTCACCTTCCTGCCCGGCACCGCCACCACCGCGCTGTTCACCCGCGAGGCCGAGGCCCGCGTCACGCTCAGCGACGGACGCCGCATCCGCACGCGGCTGGTGATCGCCGCCGACGGGCGCAACTCGCCCATGCGACAGGCGGCGGGGATCGGGGTGAAGACCACGCGCTTCGGCCAGAAGGCGCTGGCCTTCGCCACCACGCATCCGATCCCGCACGAGAATGTGTCCACCGAAATCCACCGCACCGGCGGGCCCTTCACACTGGTTCCCCTGCCCGATTTCGAGGGCCGCCCGTCGTCGGCGATCGTCTGGATGGAGGAAGGCCCCAAGGCCGAGGCGCTGATGGCGCTGGATGACGAGGCCTTCGAGGCCGCCATGTCCGAACGCTCGTGTCACCTTTTCGGGCCGCTGAAACTGGCCTCGCGCCGCAGCATCTGGCCGATCATCGCCCAGCACGCCGAAAGCCTCACCGGCCAGCGCCTTGCGCTGGTGGCCGAAGCCGCGCATGTGGTGCCACCCATTGGCGCGCAGGGGCTGAATATGTCGCTGGCCGACATGAAGGTGCTGCATGATCTCGCGATCGCCCGGCCCGGCGCGCTTGGCGAGGCCCCGATGCTGGACGCCTATGCGCGCAAGCGTATGCCCGACATCCGCGCCCGCGTGGCCGGGATCACCGCGCTGAACCGCACCTCGATGCTTTCGAACCCGCTGCTGCGCGACGCCCGCGCCACGGCGCTGGATGCGCTCTACGGGGTGAAATCGGTGCGCAAGACGCTGATGCAGATGGGGCTCGGCGCGAAGGGCTAA
- a CDS encoding pyrimidine 5'-nucleotidase, with product MVKQHFSHVRHWVFDLDNTLYSPAVRLFDQIERKMNDVVMRVTGLGAAEANALRKRYWMDHGTTLAGLMANHELDPDAYLTEVHDISFDALTPDPHLAELIAALPGRKIVYTNGSAPYAARVLEARGLDAAFDAIYGVENAGYRPKPETQAFETVFALDGTDTATAAMFEDDPRNLAAPHAMGMRTVHVAPERAKGEHIHHHTDDLAAFLARLG from the coding sequence ATGGTAAAGCAGCATTTCTCCCACGTGCGCCACTGGGTCTTCGACCTCGACAACACGCTCTATTCCCCGGCGGTGCGCCTGTTCGACCAGATCGAACGCAAGATGAACGACGTGGTGATGCGCGTCACCGGTCTTGGCGCCGCCGAGGCCAACGCCCTGCGCAAACGCTATTGGATGGATCACGGCACCACGCTGGCGGGGCTGATGGCCAACCACGAGCTCGACCCTGATGCCTATCTGACCGAGGTGCACGACATCTCCTTCGATGCGCTCACTCCCGATCCGCATCTGGCCGAGCTGATCGCCGCGCTGCCGGGGCGCAAGATCGTCTACACCAATGGCAGCGCGCCCTATGCGGCGCGGGTGCTGGAGGCGCGCGGCCTCGATGCCGCTTTCGACGCGATCTATGGCGTCGAGAACGCGGGCTACCGCCCCAAACCCGAGACGCAGGCCTTCGAGACGGTGTTTGCGCTTGATGGCACCGACACCGCCACCGCCGCCATGTTCGAGGACGACCCGCGTAATCTTGCCGCACCCCACGCCATGGGAATGCGCACGGTGCATGTCGCGCCGGAGCGGGCAAAAGGTGAGCATATCCATCACCATACCGACGACCTCGCGGCCTTCCTCGCACGGCTCGGCTGA
- a CDS encoding GntR family transcriptional regulator, whose amino-acid sequence MSQIRTPNKDAYTLILEAIDQGVYRPGDRLVESELAERFGVSRTPIREALQRLETQSLLARDGRSLIVASLDHNQMAELYVVRTELEGLAARLAARHATEEEVKVLRDMIEEDRALLNDPAALARANRRFHRMIQLASHNRYLVQQLDLVHRSMALMATTSLAAEGRGTDALAEHAAIVDAIARRDEEAADRALREHISAAFVTRLKLDSRKTA is encoded by the coding sequence ATGAGCCAGATCCGGACGCCGAACAAGGATGCCTATACGCTGATCCTCGAGGCGATCGATCAGGGCGTCTATCGGCCCGGCGACCGGCTGGTGGAAAGCGAACTGGCCGAGCGTTTCGGCGTCTCGCGCACGCCGATCCGCGAGGCGCTGCAGCGGCTCGAGACGCAATCGCTGCTGGCGCGCGACGGGCGCTCGCTGATCGTCGCCTCGCTCGATCACAACCAGATGGCCGAGCTTTACGTGGTGCGCACCGAGCTTGAGGGACTGGCGGCCCGGCTGGCGGCGCGGCATGCGACCGAAGAGGAAGTGAAGGTGCTGCGCGACATGATCGAGGAAGACCGTGCGCTGCTCAACGATCCGGCGGCGCTGGCCCGCGCCAACCGGCGCTTTCACCGGATGATCCAACTGGCCTCGCACAACCGCTATCTGGTGCAGCAGCTTGACCTCGTGCACCGCTCGATGGCGCTGATGGCCACCACCTCGCTGGCCGCCGAGGGGCGTGGCACGGATGCGCTGGCGGAACACGCCGCGATCGTCGATGCCATCGCGCGCCGCGACGAAGAGGCCGCAGACCGGGCGCTGCGCGAGCATATCTCTGCCGCCTTCGTGACCCGCCTGAAGCTCGACAGCCGCAAGACCGCCTGA
- a CDS encoding glycosyltransferase family 2 protein has translation MPNPPPTFEDQRRASRGHDRGRPVCAVLLEDGALDAPQALEALARSRHEGTDLTRHLIAEGYVSPARLRDTLARCHGAPALMRSLTPPAPELAPLLPPHLCLRHAGLPWLRRGETLVLAVAHPESFARLRTHLTSHRGPVEMALVTEQDIFDEITARYGAAFAEAAEQALPSELSCRDLNRLPAERCALLGASALLCLSLLLIAPTAFFLAGLMIASVTLLLGQIAKISAFVAGLPPLPPAPPPEGHRLPPVSLLVPLHREEAIAETLVQRLGRLDYPRALLDVLLVLEAEDSTTRRALKDAALPPWMRVIEVPGGTITTKPRALNYALNFARGALIGIYDAEDSPAQGQLRMMAAHFGRAPPELGCVQGILDFYNPHANWISRCFTIEYAAWFRILLPGFLRLGFAIPLGGTTVFFRRTALERVGGWDAHNVTEDADLGFRLARFGYRTDLLPLVTREEANCRLWPWIRQRSRWLKGYMITWFVHMRQPRRALRQLGAWRLLGLQLLLLTGTVQFLLAPLFWSFWPILLGWPHPFAGPESIALLKAVTGLLLLGEGVTLLLGLAGVARSPHPGLLLWVPTLFLYFPLGTIAIYKALWEIFARPFYWDKTAHGRSSPDHPDADIPEERR, from the coding sequence ATGCCGAACCCGCCTCCGACGTTCGAAGACCAGCGCCGCGCGTCCCGCGGCCATGACCGCGGACGCCCTGTCTGCGCGGTTCTGCTCGAAGATGGCGCGCTCGACGCCCCACAAGCGCTCGAAGCGCTGGCCCGCAGTCGCCATGAGGGCACCGACCTTACCCGCCATCTGATCGCCGAGGGGTATGTCTCGCCCGCGCGCCTGCGCGACACGCTTGCGCGCTGCCATGGCGCCCCGGCGCTGATGCGCAGCCTCACACCGCCCGCGCCCGAGCTTGCCCCCCTGCTGCCGCCGCATCTGTGCCTACGTCACGCGGGGCTGCCGTGGCTCCGACGCGGCGAGACGCTGGTGCTGGCCGTCGCGCACCCCGAAAGCTTCGCCCGCCTGCGCACCCATCTGACCAGCCATCGCGGCCCGGTCGAGATGGCCCTCGTCACCGAGCAGGACATCTTCGACGAGATCACAGCCCGCTATGGCGCGGCGTTTGCAGAGGCCGCCGAGCAGGCCCTGCCCTCGGAGCTCAGCTGCCGCGATCTCAACAGGCTGCCCGCAGAGCGCTGCGCGCTGCTTGGCGCCTCGGCCCTGCTTTGCCTGTCCCTGCTGCTGATCGCGCCCACCGCCTTCTTCCTTGCGGGACTGATGATCGCCTCGGTGACGCTGCTGCTCGGCCAGATTGCCAAGATTTCCGCATTCGTCGCCGGGCTGCCGCCGCTGCCGCCCGCCCCACCGCCCGAGGGTCATCGCCTGCCGCCGGTCAGCCTGCTGGTGCCGCTGCACCGCGAAGAAGCCATCGCCGAAACGCTGGTCCAGCGGCTCGGCCGCCTCGATTATCCGCGCGCGCTGCTCGATGTGCTACTGGTGCTCGAAGCCGAAGACAGCACCACCCGGCGCGCCCTGAAAGACGCCGCACTGCCGCCGTGGATGCGGGTCATCGAGGTGCCCGGCGGCACGATCACCACCAAGCCGCGCGCGCTCAACTACGCGCTCAACTTTGCCCGCGGCGCGCTCATCGGCATCTATGACGCCGAGGACAGCCCGGCGCAGGGTCAGCTGCGGATGATGGCGGCGCATTTCGGACGCGCCCCGCCCGAGCTTGGCTGCGTGCAGGGCATTCTGGACTTCTACAACCCGCACGCAAATTGGATCTCGCGCTGTTTCACCATCGAATACGCTGCGTGGTTCCGCATTCTCTTGCCCGGCTTCCTCCGGCTCGGCTTTGCCATTCCGCTAGGGGGCACCACGGTGTTCTTTCGCCGCACCGCGCTTGAGCGGGTCGGCGGATGGGACGCCCATAACGTCACCGAAGACGCCGATCTGGGGTTTCGCCTCGCCCGCTTCGGCTATCGCACCGATCTTTTGCCGCTGGTGACGCGCGAAGAGGCCAACTGTCGCCTCTGGCCTTGGATCCGCCAGCGCTCGCGCTGGCTGAAGGGCTATATGATCACCTGGTTCGTGCACATGCGGCAGCCGCGGCGGGCATTGCGTCAGCTTGGCGCGTGGCGGCTGCTGGGGCTGCAGCTTCTGCTGCTGACCGGCACGGTGCAATTCCTCCTCGCACCGCTCTTCTGGTCGTTCTGGCCGATCCTGCTGGGCTGGCCGCATCCCTTCGCCGGACCCGAGAGCATCGCGCTGCTGAAAGCGGTCACCGGCCTGCTCCTGCTCGGCGAGGGCGTGACGCTGCTGCTTGGCCTCGCGGGCGTGGCGCGCAGCCCGCATCCCGGGCTGCTGCTTTGGGTGCCGACGCTGTTTCTCTATTTCCCGCTCGGCACAATCGCCATCTACAAGGCGCTTTGGGAGATCTTTGCCCGCCCCTTCTACTGGGACAAGACCGCCCACGGGCGGTCCTCCCCCGACCATCCGGATGCGGATATCCCCGAAGAGCGGCGCTGA